Sequence from the Mixophyes fleayi isolate aMixFle1 chromosome 4, aMixFle1.hap1, whole genome shotgun sequence genome:
tggtttcacagctcccagagagccacaggttggccaggtctgatgTCGATAATCTCTATGCAAATTAAATCGTTCTCTTTGTCTATGAATGAAAATCCTCATATCCTGACATTATTTGTTTATACCCACACAGGACACCCCCAATTCTATCATCACAGTAGTTGAAGAGATGGAAcaacctccttctcctcctccacgACCACCATCGGCACCACTACCCAGCAAGCCTCCCGCCATTAATTCTGGTTATGAAAAACACTTCATGCCAACCGCAGAGGAGGTGATGGGTTTTTGGTGAGAGCCGCTATGGAGGAAACCCTACAACGCACGGACAAGAGCCGCAGCTGGTGAAGGACGTGTAATGTGACGATACGACAGCCGCATCCACCCCACGCGAAAAACAATATGGCTGCCAAGTGTCTCCGGGTCATTGGAGACTAGGGCTgcagtcctgattgagtgtgaaGAGAAGGACGTGTATGTGCTGACGGGATTTTTCGGGCTGGCATATTTTATTAGGTATGCAAAGGAAAGCTCGCCAAACCTGTTCTGCAACATTTGGTTTACAACACGGATTTACGATTTCACCAATTATCAGTACCTCACCAAACGTTACTGTGAGACCCAGGCGGCCTGCGTGCCTGTATAGTTCTTTTTTTATACCCATGTACAGACTCCCTTTGTGTCCTTctcaacatattatatatattttttttaactctattTTGCTACTGTTAATATCAAAGAATTAAACACACATTTTTGTAGGAATTGCCTGTGTCTTGGAACGTTTTCTTGCAGTGTATTAACAAGGTTTGCATCTGCCATGTTTTTGCAAATTAGAGGAAATTATGTGCCCGAACGGGGTTCATATAAAAACTGCAAATGTAGAGTCTGTCGTGTTCTGCAGGTGGAGGGGTCTTAACTTATGAGacacaaatgtaaaatgttttttaggtTGATGAGTGCAGGctgattaaaaaaaagacaatCTACTTCCATTCATAGCTCGGCTCAGTGTGGGGAGGCTATAGGGCGTCCATCTTGGGGCACCGGACAACATGGCTGTGCCTTCCTGTACTTTATATTGTTTTCCAACCCTACTAGCTCATTTACGTAATTACACCCCTCAAATACAAGTCTAATTTTTATACTTTGGGTGCAAGATGGCACCTAGTCCAAACATAACAATGTGTATCTCCCATTGGCCCATCCCCCGCAGATACTgccattttgtcacacatatccATGCACATTGACGTAAAAGGCGCAAAAGTAGCTGTAAAACATCATAAAAGGTCATAACAAAAACAATGGTAATAAATTCAAATGCCCGACACCAATTTTAGCTATAACTCAGTAATTCATCCTACGAAACAACTGCCAatgacaatatacaatataatgatgATAACAACAACATTACAATATGGAAAACCACCTGATAATTGCAGAAAGACTAGTAAAAACGCCTCGGTGAGGTGACTAATTCCAATGAATTGacatcacaaaatggctgcctccaccagtGCTTCTGTAACATCAGTAGGTTCTAGTGAGTTGTCAGGCTGCAGTCTAATggatatttatctatctattattGGAAATGTATAATTCTACCAGTAGCTCAGGGACGGCACAAGCTCCTACTGAGCTGATCGGTtttattctcatgaatatttctTCATAACACAAGATGGCGGCCTATTgccaatatatatttacatggtgTTCTAAAGATTGACTGTATGAAGATAATTTAGCTAGCAACTGAGCCTGGAAAGCAACATCACATGAAGGAGCAGCAGTCCTGACATTTCTACAATGACTGGTTCACCATCCACGGTCTCTCCTCACACCAGCCGTGCCGCTGGTAGCTGCACAGACATGCCAGTCACCAATAAATGCCAGTCTCAactggctgctttattattggtggctgataatactTCTGCCATACAGCGCCCACATACATGTCTGCATTATTCCTAAACTGCCTCAAATATAAGGAAAAGGCATTTTTCCATATTATGTCAAAGTAAAAATTGATATGTATAACTTTCCAACAATTTATCTACTACAATGTATAGGTCTTTGAACATATTTTAAAGAAAGATAACAGGCACATTTCACTGCCATGCTAGCATCCATcgtattcaaattttttttgtgtgtaagaaAGTGCGATGTGGGTGGAGCTTTATTCtgcttgtagccaatcagagaatCAGAAGGTTCACAGGGCTTGATAAACTTTCCTCCAATCAAAGCATCGGAACACTCACAAGGCTAGTCCAACCTTTAGCCAATCAGAGAATCAGAGCGTTCACAGGGCTTGATAAACTTTCCTCCAATCAAAGCATCGGAACACTCACAGAGCTAGCCCAACCTGTAGTCAATCAGAGCACTAAAAGTTTTACAAGCTTAGACCCAATTGTAATCAGAGCATTAAAACATTGACATCACAAGAGTTAAAAGGGATTCTCCCCCTTCGGAGAGTTCGACATAATTAAGTGTTCTCTCATTTAGCAGTTAGGTGGGGCCAGGCCACTGGGGCCTCCAGcgttacattaaataaaaactcCACAAATCCCCTTTAAAGCCAGTGTTGCAGGTGAACCTTTACACTCACAAGACGTTCCGTATCAaagaacacaaaggtaatccgTTGCTTGTGATTGGGCAGCGTCATACATCCAATTGTCTTTGACATGACAGGCAAATTTTGTTTGGCTGAACAAGCGaaaacaacaataaatatatctatgtatacacATGCTGCTTTCATTTACTATCTCAGAGCCAAGTAAAACTACAATGATACATATAGAAAGGAAAAGACATTAAGAATAACTCCGGCAAATAACAGGTTCATTTTTCTTATTGTTGATGTTGTTACAGATTGAACTACATCCAAAACTAAAGTTAGTTTTGGATGTAAGTCAATGAGCTCATTTAAAATTCCTCGTAGGAACCTTCAACTTATTATTGAATTTTCACTAGAACTTCCACCTCAATCTCTGCTGACTGAACCCCACCACGATAATCTCTGCACCAAAGTGGGTGATCACGTGCTTTGTATATAGCGTGAGCCAAGTCCAATGCTGTGCTGTGATTGGAGTTTATGTAATAAAATGGCAGGATGTGATTGGTTGCAACACGTTAGCATCAtttttattaaagatacttaATTTGGGgcgttttctgaaaactggtgcacgGCAAAAAGTTGGTGTTGctcatagctaccaatcagattaagccatttttctagtgcagtttagaaaatgaagcCAAACATCTGATGTGTACATACTGGCAACACCGCCTCTTTCTATAATGTCCCCATTTTATCGAATTTCTTTTTCGTTTAATGTGaggtggaaaaaaatatataggtaagCAAGGCAGCTACACCATATGTCTCTTCTAGCTTAGCAGTTTATTGACTCCACCCAAATCAGCAAGATGTGGAACAGAGTTTGTAAGACATATGGTAACAATCACTAGACAACTAATGATTCCAATATTTATATTGCAGCAAAGAAAAGGTAAAAACATTCTACTGGGACATATCGGAAGTACATGTTTTAAGTGGATTTCCATTTATATTAAATGCTTTAAATAATGAAAGGCTAACTTCACACAAAACTAAAAAGGATATCCTCATCACcatctatttttatagcgccactgattctgcagcgctgtacagagaactcacatcagtccctgccccattggagggagagagggaataagagagggaggggggaatgagagagagagagagggaggggggaatgagagagagagagagagggaggggggaatgagagagagagagagggaggggggaatgagagagagagagagggaggggggaatgagagagagagagagggaggggggaatgagagagagagaggggggaatgagagagagagaggggggaatgagagagagagagggaggggggaatgagagagagagagggaggggggaatgagagagagagagggaggggggaatgagagagagagagggaggggggaatgagagagagagagggaggggggaatgagagagagagagggaggggggaatgagagagagagagggaggggggaatgagagagagagagggaggaatgagagagagagagggaggaatgagagagagggagggaggaatgagagggggagggaaagagagagagagggagggagagagagagagagagagagagggagggagagagagagagggggaatgagagagagggatagagagagagactagggtcaattatgatagcagccaattaacctaccagtatatttttggagtgtgggaggaaaccggagcacccggaggaaacccacgccaaacacggggagaacatacaaactcctcacagataaggccatggtcgggaatttaactcatgaccccagcgctgtgaggcaaagtgctaaccactgagccaccatattAGTCTTACGTATGCTTGTAAAGGCCCGGTCAGGAGAGTCTTGCCTCCTCTTCTGGTTTTCAAAGCTCCTCTCCCATGAAGTTTTCATCCATGTGCTTGGCCCGTAAGTATTGGGGGACCTCAAGATCTACAGAGCACTGGTAAGGAAAACTATAATATCACGCCACGTAACGCtacacaaaacaattttttttgttcttgttttgggtggagttagcCTTTAGGTCTAGTAAGAACAAAACAAGCGACAAAATATTAGATTTAATACCGAATGAAAAATACATGATCCTTTTATTAAAGAATACATTCATACAATTATTAACATATTGGTTTTCCATTAACTACTGTTTGTGCATTAAAAATATCTCATTAAAATACTTAAAGTgcacccattccccaccctgggtgagtgatgtcactagttcctaatgaattgattggctgccttGTCGTGAATATTGATTCCGcccacaaaaatggctgcctccattgagTGTAGTCAAtaagtgcattttaaaaaaaatatatccggacaaagaaaaaaaaaataataaaaaaaaaaaaatactatatataggcgatatctgttttctttttaattattattattatataatatcgAATTATAATATCCAACTTAATTTAAAAAGTTATAATAATGTAGCGCACCATTATATTCACATTACTACACAACACTGGCATGTCTTCTTTTTCACAGGCGTGTCCTTGTCCCGTGTCTCTGCTGTGTTAGATCCATGCTGGTGCGGATGGGCATCAGTCTCTTGAGTTTTGTGCAACAGGGGCTGGCACTCAGCGGGAGTGTTTGTTATTACTGTGCCAGGCTGGTGGGAGGCTGATGGACCCGGTTGAGGGTGAGCGGAGTGTTGGTTAACTCCTGGAGCAGATATGACCACAACTTGGGATATATGTACTTGACCAGGTTGTTGGTTGTCCTCATCAGGTAGTGACGCACTGGGGTGCTGGTTATTAGGTGGCAGTGTTGTGGTCTTCTCTTGAGCCATAGTTGGCAGGATTGGGCACTGGTCTTTGTAGATAGGCAATGAGATTAAATCCAGATTCTGGTCCTTGAATGGCAATAATGGGTTTTGCTTTGAATCTTCTGGTGGCTGTGTTGAGTCAGGGTCTTTATCCTGACCTGTAAGTAACACCACAGGATTATCAGCTTTGTCTTGAGTCACTGGTGGTTTTTCATTTTGGTGTTGTTCCTGCTTTTCAAGCGATATTACAAACTCTTCAGTCTGGTCTCGATTTTGGTCATGGATAACTGATCCTGAAACGTCTTTTTCATTTACGTTTTGGCTATTTTTGTGGTCACCTGTCCTCAACGGTAAGTCATGGTCCTCTGCAGTGGGTAAAGTTGGATGTATGTCATTTTGGGTTGACCTTTCATTCTCTTTTTGGTTTTCAAGGATCTCTGAATTTGTGGGTTCACCCAGTAGTTTTACATTGTCATTCTGATGTTGATTGAACGAAACCTTGCTTAGGTCTTCATTTGCCAAACTTGGCTGTGAGATGTCCAGTTTATGACCTTCTGTACCTAGGTTTACATGCCCTGACTCGTGAGTGAGATGTTCCAAGTTCTCTTGCTCATGTTCCAGACTCTTGTCCGAGCTTTGGTTATGAAGGTCTATGTTTTTATCAATGTGCTCTTGGTCCAGACTCTGATCTTGATGTTGATGTTCCCCATCCTTGTCAAGATGCTCTGCATTCTCATCCTGATCTTCTCGGCAGTGATTTAAATTCTGCATTACATCATCTTCTTTTTGAGCGAGATTCTCATGGTGCCCAGCTTCACCTTTTTGGTCAAAATGTTCCTGGTTCTGGCTTTGATGTGTTTGATTTGCACCCAGTTCATTTGATTTTGGAAGTTCTAGACTGTGTTCCACTTGATTATTTTCTGGAATTTTTATCCCTCGAGGAGCTGGTACGGGAGGTCCAACCAGCCCATCCTTACCCTGTGCAGGCTCTTGTTGTGATAGAACTTGTCGTTCCATCTCTGGTTTTTCTCCTCGACTGCTATCTAGTGGCTTATCTTCTTTTATAGTTGTATTGTGCTCATGATTCTCTTTCTGGTCAGCTGCACGTTGGTTCCCGTCACCATTCACAAGTTCCTTATGCAGGTTAGTCCCCTAAAACCAAATAAAGTGAAGCGTAACAAAAACAGAGCCACATTCATGTCCTCAGATTCTAGAACGGTTGTGAAAATAATTCTCCAAAGATGAACTCTACTTGGACAAAACTAGAATATTCACCAAAAAAGTTACCTCAACTTTCTTCGTTTTTGCGATGTTCAGTTCTGGATTTTCCAAATGGACCAGCTGTAACTGGTAGCTGCAATAAAACCAGGTAAATGCACCATAAACATTTTCTCACGCTCAAATTAACCTACACTTCCACCGCTACACCATCACACTGTATGATGACCATCGACTCACCTCTCCAACTCAAGCTCAAGGTTCCGTATTTTATCTTCTGTCTGACTTAGTGGGTTGTCCGTTTCTACTCCTTGGGCAGGAACCAGCCCATCCATCAACCAGCGATCTCGCAGAGACTTCCTCTGTGGGCAGGTAAACAGGGTAAGAGAACAATTTTATTGGGGTGATGCAGGTGGTGACTAGTGGGTTGGTGACTGAAAGTGTATCTGTTTACGGTGGAGTCATTTTTTGGGCCAAACCAATATTTCTagaaatgcagccaatcagttcactaggaacaagtgacatcactaaggcatcTGCATATTGCTGCAGCCCACTAAACGGCTGCTTCCATTAAGGTTACTCACATATTGTAGGTTGGTGTTATATGAGAGCAGGAAAACAGCTGGAGAAAGAAGCTTTTTTTCCTGCTGGTAAGATCTACATGTTACAGAAGCAGTTTTTCAACTGCTGTTTAATCAGTGATGTGACAGGTGCAGGAGAAATAACAGACATCTGTAAAGCACTTCAGTCCTTCAGTTGGTTTCTTGCCGGACTAAATGCTGCTTGCGCTTTTAAAACAGCTGCTAGAGCAGGAAATCTGCCTGTGTGACACACCGTCCGCAACACACATTCAATTCAGTAGGAAAAGCAGAGGAGATAAAGCTCATTCTGTTGACTCTTTATTCCCACAAGAGTCTTTTCTGTTTGAAGATGTTGTCCTACTGAAATGAAGCAGCAATTAGGGCCAGCAGCAAAACAGctcgtgcaaaaaaaaaaaaaaaaaaaaaagggtctctTAAAAGTTTGTCTCCAGCACTTGTTACATGAGCGATTAAACAGCTGCTTAAAACTGCCTGTAGGCTACGTAACAAATCTAGGCGTATTGGCAAATATTGGGGCACTCCGCACCACCAGAGTATTCTGAAGCTGTCACATGACACCATTCTTAGGGCTGATTCTGCAGAGTACTGGTGTTGTATCCCATAGTGAACATAGTACACCGCTGGGTAACTACGCTTGGCAAGAGGTCTATTTAACTCTAAGTACCACCATAGACACAAATATAGCAGGTTCTCAGACATGCTGTGATCAATGAAGGCGATTTCAGGAAAGGGAAGATGGCAATTTTCGTTATTACCTTCTGTTGTTGCAGTTTGAGTTTCTGCAGCTCCAGCTCCCGCTGTATCCTTTCCACCTCGCTCAGAATCCTGCGCTTCTCCTATCAAAGCAATAGGAAGAGTAACATTATCTCCTCGCCAGGTATTGCATactagagtgtcagctctgtggggCAGTTTTCTCTATACTCAAAAGTTTTCCTTCTAACGTTTTGCATCAGTGCGCTGTATAATACCGGTGTCTGTCCGTATATTAGAGTGTTAGCTCTACAGAACAAAACTATGTTCTCCCACGAGTTTGGCAACTTACTGTAGAGTAGCTGTGTATCTGCATAGTAGAGTATAAACTCAGCAGGACAGGATTCAATTCTTGGTATAACTTTTCATCATTGTATTTGTGCATACTCAGTactagagtgtaagctctgcagTCCACGCTACATTTATCCCACTGTCCATCTGTCCCCTGTGTTGTCTCTATACATAACGGTGTAAGCTCTGCATGACGGTATTCCCTTCTCGGACTAGATTGCATTATTCCTGCACTGTATCTGTGAATACCTGGgtattagagtgtaagctccggAGCACAGGACTCAGAGTTTTACTCACGTTGATTCCATGCAAGCGTTGGCTGTATAGCTGAGTCTCCCCCATCTTGACACTGCAGAGGAAGCAGAAATGTCACCTATATAACAACAACAATACAGAGCTTCGCCACTTCCTGACAGAGCGCTCGCTGTTAACCACTTGTGTGCTGCACACAGAACGAGAACACAGCCAAAGGTACAGACAGCAAATGTAACGGGCCAGCACCGAACAACAATACATGACCACCAATTCTTATATATTACTTAATTTTACAGTAtttgtccccctccccccaaacagcAAAATGATAGGGGCCTGGAAAGAGATTTGTGACGCAGCGCACTTCTGACACCTGTACGTCTACTGCGGCTGATTGGACGGATCCTGCTATTTGGGAGAGATTATGTTACATATATGGAAGTGATATAATGAAACTAAAATAGTCCATACAGCTTTAAAATCTCCTATACTCAGCATTAAAGTGTACCCATCCGCTACATACGAAGGAGGCagccatattcatcatcatcaccaccatttatttatatagcgccactaattccgcagcgctgtacagagaactcactcacatcagtccctgccccattggggattagtctaaattccctaacatacacacacacacacacacacacacacacacacagactagggtcaatttttgttagcagccaattaacctaccagtatgtttttggagtgtgggaggaaaccggagcacccggaggaaacccacacaacacagggagaacatacaaacttctcacaaaTAAGGCcgaggtcgggaattgaactcatgaccccagtgctgtaaggcagaagtgccaactactacgccaccgtgctgccctgtttTGTGGGTTAAAGAAATATTGCTAGCAATTCACTGGGAGCCACGAGGGCACTTTCTCCGCCTGCATCCTCCAAGCATCCAGCACAACTTATAACCACCACCAAACTGACATGCTACCACCGACATGCCAGATAAATCCCCCAGAAGGCCATTCTGCTTTAGGCACAAGTACGGCCATCTACAAACAGTATTTGATTTGCGCACACTCATACACGAACGTCACACCAAAATAAACGGCCAAGTGTACGCCGATACGCACATTCATATCTAGAGTTCCTGATTCAAGTAAAGACTTTTTACTTTACAGAAGAGTGTTGTGTAATACAAGATGTGTAGATTCATCTATAAGTTGGGTAATAAATGATTTGCTGGCTGAACGACAAGCTGGGTAGTCTACAATGCAGGAGTTATCTCTCCGTTTAGATTGACTCATCTCTTGCTCGGAAACCCAATCCGCTGGCGTGGCATTAACTCTCCTTCTGCTGGAGAACAGTGAATCGCTGCTTAATGAAGCTAAGCAAAGTAATCAGTATCTGGATAGCAGCTGGCTAGAAACCATCACAACATGTTCCCTCGCACCCAACTGAGCACTGGTATCTCTAAGCTGAGTAACCAGGAAATTGTTGGGTTAAGAACTGAACTTGCCAGGAAAAAAACATTGTGAAGAGTCGCACTGAACAGCAGATGCTTAATGCAGCCCATTGAGCGTGGAGATCTTGCTAGATTACGCTTTTAACTCTTATTTCCAGGTTGTTCAGCTTACCAGCCCCATTCCTGCAGAATGTCTCTTAAAGGATTGCATTGAGGTCATGAAACTTATCTCACATACAACAGCACAACATGAAATCACTTGCGATGTCCCAGCCTAAACCCCCTCTTGCCAGTTACCCCAACGTCATCTTCCTGAACGCCACTAACAAGCCATTACCCCTTTCCTTTCAATCATTAAC
This genomic interval carries:
- the PALM3 gene encoding paralemmin-3, which encodes MGETQLYSQRLHGINEKRRILSEVERIQRELELQKLKLQQQKRKSLRDRWLMDGLVPAQGVETDNPLSQTEDKIRNLELELESYQLQLVHLENPELNIAKTKKVEGTNLHKELVNGDGNQRAADQKENHEHNTTIKEDKPLDSSRGEKPEMERQVLSQQEPAQGKDGLVGPPVPAPRGIKIPENNQVEHSLELPKSNELGANQTHQSQNQEHFDQKGEAGHHENLAQKEDDVMQNLNHCREDQDENAEHLDKDGEHQHQDQSLDQEHIDKNIDLHNQSSDKSLEHEQENLEHLTHESGHVNLGTEGHKLDISQPSLANEDLSKVSFNQHQNDNVKLLGEPTNSEILENQKENERSTQNDIHPTLPTAEDHDLPLRTGDHKNSQNVNEKDVSGSVIHDQNRDQTEEFVISLEKQEQHQNEKPPVTQDKADNPVVLLTGQDKDPDSTQPPEDSKQNPLLPFKDQNLDLISLPIYKDQCPILPTMAQEKTTTLPPNNQHPSASLPDEDNQQPGQVHISQVVVISAPGVNQHSAHPQPGPSASHQPGTVITNTPAECQPLLHKTQETDAHPHQHGSNTAETRDKDTPVKKKTCQCCVVM